The Setaria viridis chromosome 2, Setaria_viridis_v4.0, whole genome shotgun sequence DNA window TCCTCTACTGGTAACTTCTCGCAcctcggcaatttcttttctcttGTGCAATCTGTAATCTGCAGTTTTTTTTGCTGACATGCTGTCAACTCTGTAAACATATATCCTTATTAGATCGAAACGGGAAATTGTGCATGCGCTATCCTAATTGATGAACAGAGTAAGAATTAAAGGCGATTGCTCCTACCTTTCCGTGGCAGGATACCGCTGTGGTACGAGGCGAAGCTGCTGTTCGTGGCGTGGCTGGTGCTGCCGCAGTTCAGGGGCGCCTCCTTCATCTACGACAGGTTCGTCAGGGAGCAGCTGAGGAAACACGGGGTGAGGCTGCACGAtcaccacggccacggccacggccaccgcgcCGAGCACGAACCGCACCCGCACATCCTCAAGGTATGTGTATCTTCGCGCGCGCTAAGCCTCTTTGCAGATTGCTTCGCTTTCTCTCTCTCACGTCGCTTTGTTTGCCGAATGCGCAGGCTGAGCATGGCCATGGCGTGCACTGAGGAGGCCGGCCCGGAAATATACGTTGTTCATCGGAGAGGTAACCTGACCCGGCTGGACTGGTTCCGTCTTGGTACAGAGGAACGAACGGTTGCCAGTGCTGTCTGTAGTATTAGCCTGTAACAACATTGCGACGAGAACGCTAGGACACTGCATCAGTCTGTGCTCGAGCTAATTGTTCCGATGGTCCTGATTGTTCAGCGGGAGGAGCCCCCCTGTTCTTTGT harbors:
- the LOC117846381 gene encoding protein HVA22 — protein: MGKTWALITHLHALAGPTLTLIYPLYASICAMESTSKLDDEQWLAYWIIYSFITLFEMAAENVLYWIPLWYEAKLLFVAWLVLPQFRGASFIYDRFVREQLRKHGVRLHDHHGHGHGHRAEHEPHPHILKAEHGHGVH